One stretch of Streptomyces sp. 135 DNA includes these proteins:
- a CDS encoding AraC family transcriptional regulator: MDVLAGLLEGPRARGAFMIRALFDPPWSVRIADEAPLSVMIMVRGSAWIVPEDGAPAQRIRPGDLAIARGPDHYTCADDPTTEAFAEIQPGERCVPLGGAPSGKYAGLGPRAWGESHDSSVEMLIGTYQLRGELTGRLLDALPPLLVLPTEVWDCPLTPLLADEISKDEPGQDVVLDRLLDLLLIAALRAWFSRPEAAAPAWYRAMGDPVVGRALRLLQDDPAHPWTIQGLASRTGVSRAALARRFTDLVGEPPMTYLTNWRLALAADLLRDSELTIGAIARKVGYGSAFALSGAFKRVHGISPQEHRTRAA, translated from the coding sequence ATGGACGTACTCGCAGGCTTGCTGGAGGGCCCGCGCGCCCGGGGGGCCTTCATGATCCGCGCGCTGTTCGACCCGCCCTGGTCCGTGCGCATCGCGGACGAGGCCCCCCTGTCGGTCATGATCATGGTGCGGGGCAGCGCGTGGATCGTCCCCGAGGACGGGGCGCCCGCGCAGCGCATCCGCCCCGGCGACCTCGCCATCGCGCGCGGACCCGACCACTACACCTGCGCCGACGACCCCACCACCGAGGCGTTCGCCGAGATCCAGCCGGGCGAGCGCTGCGTGCCGCTGGGCGGCGCCCCGTCCGGCAAGTACGCCGGACTCGGGCCGCGCGCCTGGGGCGAGTCCCACGACAGCTCCGTGGAGATGCTGATCGGCACCTACCAGCTGCGGGGCGAGCTCACCGGCCGGCTCCTGGACGCGCTGCCGCCGCTGCTCGTGCTGCCCACCGAGGTGTGGGACTGCCCGCTCACCCCGCTGCTCGCCGACGAGATCAGCAAGGACGAACCCGGCCAGGACGTCGTCCTCGACCGGCTCCTGGACCTCCTCCTGATCGCCGCCCTGCGGGCCTGGTTCTCCCGCCCCGAGGCCGCGGCCCCCGCCTGGTACCGGGCGATGGGCGACCCCGTCGTCGGCCGCGCCCTGCGCCTGCTCCAGGACGATCCCGCGCACCCCTGGACGATCCAGGGCCTCGCCTCGAGGACCGGCGTCTCCCGGGCCGCGCTGGCCAGGCGCTTCACCGACCTGGTGGGGGAGCCCCCGATGACGTACCTGACGAACTGGCGGCTCGCGCTCGCCGCGGACCTGCTGCGCGACAGCGAGCTGACGATCGGCGCGATAGCCCGCAAGGTCGGCTACGGCAGCGCGTTCGCCCTGTCCGGCGCCTTCAAGCGGGTCCACGGCATCAGCCCGCAGGAGCACCGCACCCGCGCGGCGTAG